CGTTCACGAGTGGCTGCTTTCGACCCGAAGCTACCATTTGAGGGTGTCTCCGAATCTAGGGGCATTTCAGTTTGACAAATTAAACTCAGCCTTCGATTGCTATAAGTCGCTGCTTCAACTGATCGTTGAGCGACACGCCATTTATGCCTGAGTGAATCTCGCGATGGCAGGACGGGCAGACAGCCCCTACGTATCGAGGGTGGTCTAGGCCTCCGTCGGAGAGCCGATTTACATGATGCGGTTCCAGGTATGGGGTTCCATCTTTCTTAAAAAAGGGAGCTGGCTTGTCACAGCTTTCACAGAAGCCTTTGGCACGCATGAGAACGTAGTGAGCGACCTTTCGACTGCGTTGGTAAATTTTGCGCTGCGCTGATTGGTCCATTGCATTCGTTACCGGCTTACAGGCAGCCAGAGCAGCTATTCGAGCCGCAGATAACGAATCTGCGAGTTCAACCTCTGTCTCCGGCTCAGTTTCGACACTCAGCTCTGGACTGCCCACAGGCACCAATCTGAATACAAGAGCAGTACGATCCTCGCCATCAACATCCGGCTGGGTTCGTTCAAAGACATCGGCGCAGCAGAACTCACCTATGTAGCGATTACCTTTTCCTTTGCCGAGCGATTGGAACAGATGAAGCGCACGACCTGTCTCCGCGTGCTCAGCGACAGCTCTGTTGCCACGATTCAATGTCATAGGCCCACGCTGCCCTTCACCGGTGTAGAGAAACGCACCGTTGTCCCAGCGGTCGGCATAGCCATATTGCTCGCCACTATCGC
This genomic stretch from Pseudomonas entomophila harbors:
- a CDS encoding HNH endonuclease: MAIKAVSKERIDEALLEFDRDFRGRREWHGWETNPAHRYAIAVGGTSYPAKKIVSLATGIAVGQFPGGHLTNRYLEKRGFTIIELQSTGLEPVLQFEPGAIYDRVTEINGPFGGSRQSGIAASATYPAIFLFTGDSGEQYGYADRWDNGAFLYTGEGQRGPMTLNRGNRAVAEHAETGRALHLFQSLGKGKGNRYIGEFCCADVFERTQPDVDGEDRTALVFRLVPVGSPELSVETEPETEVELADSLSAARIAALAACKPVTNAMDQSAQRKIYQRSRKVAHYVLMRAKGFCESCDKPAPFFKKDGTPYLEPHHVNRLSDGGLDHPRYVGAVCPSCHREIHSGINGVSLNDQLKQRLIAIEG